The DNA window ATCAGGCGGCGGGCGTCCGCATCACTGTCATTGACGTCCTTGAGCATGACGTACTCGAAGGTGATCCGCTCGGAATTGCTGGCCTTGGGATAGGCGCGGAGGGCCTCGAGTAGCGCGGCGATGTTCCACTTGCGGTTGATCGGCACCAGCTTGTCGCGCACCTCGTCGGTGGTGGCGTGGAAGCTGACGGCGAGCATGCAGCCAATCTCCTCGGCCGTTTTGTGAATCTCTGGCACGATGCCGGAGGTGGACAGCGTGATGCGGCGGCGCGAGAGCGCGATGCCTTCGCCGTCCATGGCAATTTTCATCGCGTCGCGGACGTTTTCGAAATTGTAGAGCGGCTCGCCCATGCCCATCAGCACGATGTTCGACAGCAGGCGCGGGCCGTCGGTGCCCATGCCGACGCCGGGCTTGGGCCATTCATCCAGATCGTCGCGGGCCAGCATGACCTGGCCGATGATCTCACCGGCGGTCAGGTTGCGCACCAGTTTTTGCGTGCCGGTGTGGCAGAAGGAGCAGGTGAGGGTGCAGCCGACCTGGCTGGAGATGCAGAGCGTGCCGCGGTCTTCCTCGGGGATATAGACGGTTTCCACCTCGTGCCCGCCGGCGATTCGGACAAGGTACTTGCGGGTGCCATCGGCGCTGATCTGGCGG is part of the Roseovarius sp. THAF9 genome and encodes:
- the rlmN gene encoding 23S rRNA (adenine(2503)-C(2))-methyltransferase RlmN; the protein is MTDSAPITQDVLTIPRKLPEGPINLVGLTRDALRDTLIAHGTPQKQAKMRVNQIWQWIYQWGVRDFAAMTNLSKAYRAELAEKFVIQLPEIVDRQISADGTRKYLVRIAGGHEVETVYIPEEDRGTLCISSQVGCTLTCSFCHTGTQKLVRNLTAGEIIGQVMLARDDLDEWPKPGVGMGTDGPRLLSNIVLMGMGEPLYNFENVRDAMKIAMDGEGIALSRRRITLSTSGIVPEIHKTAEEIGCMLAVSFHATTDEVRDKLVPINRKWNIAALLEALRAYPKASNSERITFEYVMLKDVNDSDADARRLINLIKGIPAKINLIPFNEWPGAPHQRSDWDRIEKFADIIYKAGYASPIRTPRGEDIMAACGQLKSATERQRKSRREIEAEAGL